One genomic window of bacterium includes the following:
- a CDS encoding type IV toxin-antitoxin system AbiEi family antitoxin domain-containing protein, producing the protein MINKTDTEEFIEYFKKEKSFTANDVYHFFNNIRQGIKRSTVNWRIYNYIQQGILRRVGRGVYITGESRNFTPVQDEKQKIIAFQIKKQFPFATFCSWRLSILKELFQHVPAINFLIVEVEKDSLDAVFHFLKESKKNTFKEPSKNIVEDFVCGTDTAIVVKTMISESPVLQIDGITIPALEKILVDLYIERDIFYFLQGIELLNVFKNAAGKYTINRNKMLRYAKRRGKETEIENILMQINGNNLQKLTII; encoded by the coding sequence ATGATAAATAAAACCGATACTGAAGAATTTATTGAATATTTTAAAAAAGAGAAATCATTTACCGCGAATGATGTTTATCATTTTTTTAATAATATCCGGCAGGGTATAAAAAGATCTACGGTGAACTGGCGGATATATAATTATATTCAGCAGGGGATATTGCGCAGAGTCGGCCGGGGTGTTTATATAACGGGGGAAAGCAGAAATTTCACGCCTGTTCAAGATGAAAAGCAAAAAATTATAGCGTTTCAAATAAAAAAACAATTTCCTTTTGCCACGTTTTGTTCCTGGAGATTGTCTATCCTGAAAGAGTTGTTTCAACACGTGCCCGCGATTAATTTTCTGATTGTTGAAGTTGAAAAAGACAGTTTAGACGCGGTCTTCCATTTTCTAAAAGAATCGAAAAAAAATACATTTAAAGAACCATCAAAAAACATAGTAGAAGATTTTGTCTGCGGAACGGATACTGCCATAGTTGTTAAAACGATGATAAGTGAATCGCCCGTGTTACAAATCGACGGTATAACCATTCCGGCTCTGGAAAAAATTTTGGTTGATTTATATATTGAGAGAGATATTTTCTATTTTCTCCAAGGTATCGAATTGTTAAACGTTTTTAAAAATGCCGCTGGGAAATACACGATTAATCGTAATAAAATGCTGCGTTATGCCAAAAGAAGAGGAAAAGAAACAGAAATCGAAAATATATTAATGCAAATAAACGGCAACAATCTACAAAAATTGACAATAATTTGA
- a CDS encoding nucleotidyl transferase AbiEii/AbiGii toxin family protein: MISKDTLRLEWINQVSAKNRRADKILIEKVIRALMLLEGLAESDLQFVFKGGTAVMLLQDIPGRFSIDIDIIVLKEVDFDAIFKTLIKEKGFSKYERQSRNTVSGIQKLHYKFYYTSLSRINTAEDNVLLDILVESSKYKHIIPVNIDSRFVKHDGLPVKVNIPSKEDILADKLTAFAPNTTGIPYEKGGFSRAMEIIKQLYDIGNLFDEIDNVAVIGETFNKIVQTEMKYRGMTGDIEIVLNDIFQTALCLSTKGKAGKGDFTALQNGVSRIRAYIFSESYHIEKAIIHASRIAYLVKMIELKEKTITRFENPEQIRDFLMIENTLDTKLNKLKKSSPEAFFYWYQVYLRIKNQNR, translated from the coding sequence ATGATTTCTAAAGATACGCTGCGGCTTGAATGGATAAATCAGGTGTCCGCGAAAAATCGCAGGGCAGACAAAATACTTATTGAGAAGGTAATAAGGGCTTTAATGCTTCTGGAGGGTCTAGCGGAGTCAGATCTGCAGTTTGTTTTCAAAGGCGGAACGGCTGTAATGCTTCTTCAAGATATACCCGGAAGATTTTCGATTGACATCGACATAATCGTATTAAAAGAGGTTGATTTCGATGCCATTTTCAAAACACTTATTAAAGAAAAAGGTTTTTCAAAATATGAACGGCAGAGCAGGAACACAGTTTCCGGAATTCAAAAACTTCATTATAAATTTTATTATACTTCTCTTTCAAGAATCAATACCGCAGAAGATAATGTCCTGCTCGATATCCTTGTTGAATCCTCGAAATACAAGCATATTATCCCGGTAAACATTGATTCACGGTTTGTAAAACATGATGGGCTGCCGGTAAAGGTAAATATTCCAAGTAAAGAGGACATCCTTGCCGATAAATTGACTGCTTTCGCCCCAAACACTACAGGAATACCTTATGAAAAAGGCGGCTTCAGCCGAGCGATGGAAATTATCAAGCAGCTGTATGATATCGGAAATCTTTTTGATGAAATCGATAATGTGGCTGTTATCGGAGAGACTTTTAACAAAATAGTACAAACAGAAATGAAATATCGCGGAATGACCGGGGATATAGAGATTGTTTTAAATGATATTTTTCAGACAGCACTTTGTTTGTCAACAAAAGGGAAAGCAGGTAAAGGAGATTTTACCGCGCTACAAAACGGCGTTTCACGAATCAGAGCGTACATATTTTCGGAATCGTACCATATTGAAAAAGCTATTATTCACGCTTCGCGTATCGCGTATCTTGTTAAAATGATCGAGCTGAAAGAAAAAACTATTACGCGTTTTGAAAACCCTGAACAAATCAGGGATTTTTTGATGATTGAAAACACTTTGGATACGAAACTTAATAAACTTAAAAAATCAAGTCCCGAAGCATTTTTTTACTGGTACCAGGTGTATTTGCGCATAAAGAATCAGAACCGATAG
- a CDS encoding ribbon-helix-helix protein, CopG family has product MATKTLSIRISDDDYKFLSHLAKEEKDDVSKAVRELIDTGRVMLAIEKYKKSDVP; this is encoded by the coding sequence ATGGCGACCAAAACATTAAGCATAAGAATAAGTGACGATGATTATAAATTTCTTTCTCATCTTGCGAAAGAGGAGAAGGATGATGTTTCAAAGGCGGTCAGGGAGCTCATCGATACCGGCAGGGTCATGCTCGCGATAGAAAAGTACAAAAAGTCTGATGTCCCTTGA
- a CDS encoding UPF0175 family protein, giving the protein MSLEKAAKIAGVSISKIMDILKEYSVEINLDFEDYLSSLDSTRKIW; this is encoded by the coding sequence ATGTCCCTTGAAAAAGCCGCGAAAATCGCGGGAGTTTCCATATCGAAAATAATGGATATTTTGAAAGAATATTCCGTGGAAATAAATCTGGACTTTGAGGATTATCTTTCGAGCCTGGATTCTACGAGAAAAATCTGGTGA
- a CDS encoding type II toxin-antitoxin system mRNA interferase toxin, RelE/StbE family, whose translation MKIRFHKNFEKQYKKPKDSEQKKTQERLSVFLQTPYSPILNNHPLKGKYLDYRSINITGDLRAIYKDCGGDKCIFVAVDTHSNLYS comes from the coding sequence ATGAAAATCCGTTTTCATAAAAATTTTGAAAAACAATATAAAAAGCCAAAGGACAGTGAACAGAAAAAAACGCAGGAAAGATTATCCGTCTTCCTTCAAACCCCCTACTCCCCCATTTTGAACAATCATCCTCTGAAAGGAAAATATCTGGATTACAGAAGCATAAACATAACAGGTGATTTAAGGGCAATTTACAAAGATTGCGGCGGGGATAAATGTATTTTCGTGGCCGTGGACACTCACAGTAATTTGTATTCCTGA
- a CDS encoding type II toxin-antitoxin system RelB/DinJ family antitoxin, which produces MKTVINVKTDRDVKQNAQKLANDLGLSLSAVINAFLKQFIRNQEVYFSSTPRMSREMEELLGTVESDIKKDRNLSRKISDERELKEYFESL; this is translated from the coding sequence ATGAAAACTGTAATAAATGTTAAAACCGATCGCGATGTTAAACAAAACGCTCAAAAGCTGGCTAACGATCTTGGACTTTCCCTGAGTGCAGTGATAAATGCCTTCCTAAAACAATTTATAAGGAACCAGGAAGTTTACTTTTCTTCAACTCCCCGCATGTCCAGGGAAATGGAAGAGCTTTTAGGCACGGTGGAATCGGATATCAAAAAAGATAGAAACCTTTCCCGAAAGATCTCTGATGAAAGAGAATTAAAAGAATATTTCGAGTCTCTATGA
- the glgA gene encoding glycogen synthase GlgA: MNILFVSSEVFPFAKTGGLADVSGALPEALNNLEHKCSIIMPMYRKVRENGFHPSNIKSNIKVKLGQDEYNFNLLFLKHNNTDVYFIDRKEFFDRDGLYGTPGSDHADNALRFAFFAKAVVSVIKNIGKIDIIHCNDWQSSLLPLYLKNAGLDKIKTVLTIHNLAYQGLFAPDTLSSIGLSWDYFTMDKLEFYGKVSFLKAGIIYSDAVTTVSRGYAREILTPEFGCGLEGLLQTRKDSLYGIINGVDYNEWNPLNDKYIAKNYSEKNLNDKTECKKDLLKSFSLPFDSRKPVIGMITRLAAQKGLDLVAERIEEILSLNVYLVLLGTGDEKYNNMFKDIAGKYKGKAGIKIGFDNTLAHKIEAGSDMFLMPSRYEPCGLNQMYSLKYGTVPVVRATGGLDDTISDFDHFTKKGNGFKFLNATIDALYAVLKRAVEVYKDSKSWHILQLNGMHCDFSWENSAKEYVELYKKILK, from the coding sequence ATGAATATTCTTTTTGTCTCATCCGAAGTTTTTCCTTTCGCGAAGACAGGAGGGCTCGCTGATGTTTCAGGGGCTTTGCCTGAGGCGTTAAATAATCTTGAGCATAAATGCAGTATTATTATGCCGATGTACCGAAAAGTCCGGGAAAACGGGTTTCATCCTTCAAATATCAAATCGAACATAAAAGTCAAATTGGGGCAGGATGAATATAACTTTAATCTGCTTTTTTTAAAACATAACAATACGGATGTGTATTTTATCGACAGGAAAGAATTTTTCGACAGGGACGGCCTTTACGGGACACCCGGGTCCGACCATGCCGATAACGCGCTAAGGTTTGCTTTTTTTGCGAAGGCCGTTGTTTCCGTGATAAAAAACATCGGGAAGATAGATATAATCCACTGCAATGATTGGCAGTCCTCGCTTTTGCCGCTTTACTTGAAGAATGCCGGGCTTGATAAGATAAAAACAGTTTTAACAATCCATAATCTGGCATACCAGGGACTGTTTGCTCCGGATACGCTTTCTTCGATAGGCTTATCATGGGACTATTTCACGATGGACAAGCTTGAATTTTACGGCAAAGTAAGTTTTTTAAAAGCGGGAATAATTTATTCCGACGCGGTCACGACGGTAAGCAGGGGATACGCGAGGGAAATATTGACTCCTGAGTTCGGGTGCGGGCTTGAAGGCCTGCTCCAGACAAGAAAGGATTCCCTTTACGGGATTATTAACGGCGTGGATTATAATGAATGGAATCCTTTGAATGATAAATATATAGCGAAAAATTACAGCGAAAAAAATTTAAATGATAAAACAGAATGCAAGAAAGACCTTTTGAAGTCATTTAGCCTTCCGTTTGACAGCAGAAAACCCGTTATCGGAATGATAACGCGGCTTGCCGCCCAAAAAGGACTTGACCTTGTAGCGGAACGGATTGAAGAAATTCTTTCATTAAATGTTTATTTGGTGCTCCTGGGAACAGGCGACGAGAAATACAATAACATGTTTAAAGATATCGCTGGAAAATACAAAGGAAAAGCCGGTATTAAAATAGGGTTTGATAATACCCTTGCCCATAAAATAGAAGCGGGAAGCGATATGTTCCTTATGCCGTCGCGTTATGAACCCTGCGGCTTAAACCAGATGTACAGCCTGAAATACGGGACTGTCCCTGTTGTCCGGGCGACAGGCGGTTTGGATGACACGATTTCGGATTTTGATCATTTTACGAAAAAAGGCAACGGTTTTAAGTTTTTAAACGCCACTATCGACGCCTTATACGCGGTTTTAAAAAGGGCAGTTGAAGTTTATAAAGACAGCAAAAGCTGGCATATTTTGCAGTTAAACGGCATGCACTGCGATTTCTCATGGGAAAATTCCGCGAAAGAGTATGTTGAATTGTATAAGAAGATTTTGAAGTAA
- a CDS encoding nucleotidyltransferase domain-containing protein — protein sequence MREKGFIKDSKVVSLLNDIEKEIQKIYGNDLKDIILYGSYAKETNDNYSDIDIMILLKKKDPELKPYRKKLIQAITDISLKYDVVISAIDKNFNEFSEYAAYVPFYKNVFNEGIEIYAS from the coding sequence ATGCGGGAAAAGGGATTTATTAAAGATTCTAAGGTAGTTTCTTTATTAAATGATATAGAAAAAGAAATTCAAAAGATATACGGAAATGACTTAAAAGACATTATTCTATACGGTTCTTATGCAAAAGAAACCAATGACAATTATTCAGACATAGACATAATGATTTTATTGAAGAAAAAAGATCCTGAACTGAAACCATATAGAAAAAAATTAATACAGGCAATAACTGATATTTCGTTAAAATATGATGTTGTTATATCTGCGATTGACAAAAATTTTAATGAATTTTCGGAATATGCGGCTTATGTGCCATTCTATAAAAATGTTTTTAACGAAGGAATTGAGATTTATGCCTCCTGA
- a CDS encoding TIGR04013 family B12-binding domain/radical SAM domain-containing protein, whose protein sequence is MTIFLRKFPNNVLTLPVLVNSLENVFKADNLNCSYFSSMEELGKLSNSQDKTFYVAYSFMTTEAEKVYDEVKQIRGLLKNKKYLILGGGSHLNGDETNHFGFDYVFSGYSEESFPYFLKDLESGPAGYLNKKYSLRNKTVYPFLPPVFDNSYPFTKSLVTLPPLEIMRGCRWKCNFCQTGTLTKSVLNLQIRSLESVEKYLVYLKNKGVRRVNFISPNAFDYKLPGETVSNSIKKLLLLCAGYKFDFIEYGIFPSEVRPESVTGETAGLVKEYCGNKIITLGAQSGNDKMLKSINRTHTVEDIIKASRVVYEHGLVPNIDFIIGFPEESRQDRRDLFNLIKTLSKDFRAKIQMHYFIPLPGTKFYSKNPAPIDVETFNDLEKLTADGIISNWWKNGVKLSGQVVKFRDYLRSKA, encoded by the coding sequence ATGACTATTTTCTTACGAAAATTCCCCAATAATGTTTTGACCCTCCCTGTTCTTGTTAATTCACTTGAAAATGTGTTTAAAGCTGATAATTTAAACTGTTCCTATTTCTCTTCGATGGAAGAACTGGGAAAACTTAGTAATTCCCAGGATAAAACTTTTTATGTCGCGTATTCGTTTATGACTACGGAAGCGGAAAAGGTTTATGATGAAGTCAAACAGATAAGAGGATTATTAAAGAATAAGAAATATCTTATTCTTGGCGGAGGCTCTCATTTAAACGGCGACGAAACAAATCATTTTGGCTTCGATTATGTGTTTTCAGGATACAGCGAGGAAAGTTTTCCTTATTTCTTGAAGGATTTGGAAAGCGGTCCGGCCGGTTATTTAAATAAAAAATATTCATTGAGAAATAAAACTGTTTATCCATTTCTCCCGCCTGTTTTTGACAATTCTTATCCTTTTACAAAATCTCTTGTTACGCTTCCTCCGCTTGAAATAATGCGGGGGTGCAGATGGAAATGTAATTTTTGCCAGACGGGGACTTTAACCAAGTCCGTTTTAAATTTACAGATACGAAGTTTAGAATCAGTAGAAAAATATCTGGTTTATTTGAAAAATAAAGGAGTGAGACGGGTAAATTTTATCTCGCCTAACGCGTTTGACTATAAACTGCCGGGTGAAACGGTTTCTAATTCAATAAAAAAATTATTGTTGCTTTGCGCCGGATATAAATTCGATTTTATTGAATATGGAATTTTTCCTTCGGAGGTCCGGCCGGAATCAGTAACAGGAGAGACAGCAGGGCTTGTAAAAGAATATTGCGGTAACAAAATAATAACATTGGGCGCTCAAAGCGGGAATGATAAAATGTTGAAATCAATAAACCGGACGCATACGGTTGAAGATATTATTAAAGCGTCGCGTGTTGTTTATGAACACGGTTTGGTTCCAAATATCGATTTTATCATAGGTTTCCCGGAGGAATCGCGGCAGGACAGGAGAGATTTATTCAATTTAATAAAAACGCTTTCTAAAGATTTCAGGGCGAAAATCCAGATGCATTATTTTATTCCGCTCCCCGGCACAAAATTTTATTCAAAAAACCCGGCCCCCATTGATGTCGAAACCTTTAATGACCTTGAGAAATTAACTGCAGACGGTATTATTTCAAACTGGTGGAAGAACGGCGTTAAATTATCCGGGCAGGTGGTTAAATTCAGGGATTATTTGCGTTCCAAAGCGTGA
- a CDS encoding helix-turn-helix domain-containing protein, producing MGIDNVGLNLKKFRENNGFTQESIAKRLGVSRQAVCMWESGKRELRVSTLIEIADFFDAGIDEIIRPGKIKANNNKKILISRATFELNAPGANEVLLIGDFNSWNAPGIPLKKSKNGIWKIDLDLMPGKYEYKFIIDGKWVNDPVNPKTIINSYGTHNSVKEIIG from the coding sequence ATGGGGATAGATAATGTTGGTTTGAATCTGAAAAAGTTCCGCGAAAATAACGGGTTTACGCAGGAATCCATAGCTAAAAGGCTGGGGGTGTCAAGGCAGGCTGTTTGCATGTGGGAGTCCGGGAAAAGGGAATTGAGGGTATCGACACTTATTGAAATAGCCGATTTTTTTGATGCCGGGATCGACGAAATAATAAGGCCGGGGAAAATAAAGGCGAATAATAACAAAAAAATATTAATTTCCAGGGCTACTTTTGAATTAAACGCGCCCGGCGCTAACGAGGTCTTGTTAATCGGCGATTTTAATTCATGGAACGCGCCGGGGATACCTTTAAAGAAAAGTAAAAACGGCATTTGGAAAATTGATTTGGACCTTATGCCGGGGAAATATGAATATAAATTTATTATTGACGGAAAATGGGTAAACGACCCGGTCAATCCAAAAACAATTATAAATTCTTACGGCACACATAATTCAGTAAAGGAAATAATTGGATGA
- a CDS encoding glycosyltransferase family 4 protein, with protein sequence MRIAFFSWESLHSIAIGGIAVHVTEIACALQRKGHEVHVFTRMGRSNHSQYENIHGVHYHRCPYAHHPDFIEEVNNMCRSMVHSFFQTEDYIGHFDIVHCHDWLTTNVLVWIKKGRPRKSVITIHSTEFGRCGNKFNKGRSDIIRHLEWYGTYEASKVICVSNFLKEEVKRIYSVPEDKINVIYNGINYRDFDGWIDPGAVKRMYGIGPMDPMVLFVGRIVYQKGTDLLIEAIPSILKFHGNAKFIFVGDGEMRHQVESRAHHLGVAHATRFLGHANGYKLIDLYKACDCVCIPSRNEPFGIVLLEAWSAGKPAVASVNGGPGEIIWHDVNGLKINDNVDSVAWGIGTLFSDFEHARWMGRNGRIAVETAFSWDVIADVTLSVYEN encoded by the coding sequence ATGAGAATAGCGTTTTTTTCATGGGAATCATTACATTCCATAGCGATAGGCGGCATCGCGGTCCATGTTACCGAGATAGCCTGCGCCCTGCAGCGAAAGGGGCATGAAGTCCATGTTTTTACCCGGATGGGACGCTCTAATCACAGCCAATATGAAAATATTCATGGTGTTCATTACCATAGGTGCCCTTACGCGCATCATCCTGATTTTATCGAGGAAGTGAATAATATGTGCAGATCAATGGTCCATTCTTTTTTCCAGACGGAAGATTATATAGGGCATTTTGATATTGTCCACTGCCATGACTGGCTTACAACAAACGTCCTGGTCTGGATAAAAAAAGGCAGGCCGCGCAAGTCTGTTATTACAATTCATTCAACGGAATTCGGGAGATGCGGCAACAAATTTAACAAAGGCAGGTCGGATATTATCAGACATCTTGAGTGGTATGGGACATATGAGGCCAGCAAGGTGATTTGTGTCTCTAATTTCTTAAAGGAAGAGGTTAAGCGGATATACTCCGTGCCGGAAGACAAAATTAATGTTATCTATAACGGTATAAATTACAGGGATTTTGACGGCTGGATAGACCCGGGCGCCGTAAAAAGGATGTACGGAATAGGGCCTATGGACCCCATGGTTTTATTTGTGGGAAGAATAGTTTATCAGAAAGGTACAGACCTTTTAATTGAAGCAATCCCGAGTATCCTGAAATTTCATGGGAACGCGAAGTTTATATTTGTGGGTGACGGGGAAATGCGGCACCAGGTTGAGTCAAGGGCGCATCATCTGGGAGTAGCCCACGCGACAAGGTTTTTGGGGCACGCGAACGGATATAAATTAATAGACCTTTATAAGGCTTGTGATTGTGTGTGTATCCCAAGCCGTAATGAACCGTTCGGGATAGTCCTCCTTGAGGCGTGGAGCGCGGGAAAACCGGCAGTCGCTAGCGTAAACGGCGGGCCGGGAGAAATAATATGGCATGATGTTAACGGATTAAAAATTAATGACAATGTCGATTCCGTGGCATGGGGAATAGGCACGCTGTTTTCTGATTTTGAACACGCCAGATGGATGGGACGAAACGGCCGTATAGCGGTTGAGACTGCCTTTTCGTGGGATGTAATTGCCGATGTTACGCTTTCTGTTTATGAGAATTAG
- a CDS encoding DUF4912 domain-containing protein: protein MQKKNFVEDLNLPSHYNNTSLTLIARDPYWVFAHWKIAPYDLEKLKGNIGEKLFKKSSFIIRMHDVTSVDFNGKNANSSFDIDIALHANKKYINLPCDNVNYCAELGINAPGGKFLPIATSNFATTPRLSPSPRSDVIWMDPGGKKRRPFVALKKEEKNKQLFLKKEKYHGKKIEDLPRKAKRMFLTEDDIRAYYSRIMPLYKKGLKETAKISAKKDGNNRKNNHPVNGAILNNIFLNEGFNNNFLGSSAIGSSEQKIGGASERQGKGRKFFFEIGTELIVYGRTEPSAEVRLNDKKIELRSDGTFNLRFALPDGRIPLDFIAMSNDKVDKRTITTSAERARTKSR from the coding sequence ATGCAGAAAAAAAATTTTGTTGAAGACCTTAACCTGCCTTCACATTATAATAATACAAGCCTTACTCTTATCGCAAGAGATCCATACTGGGTATTTGCCCATTGGAAAATAGCCCCTTATGACCTTGAAAAACTTAAAGGAAATATAGGTGAAAAATTATTTAAAAAATCATCTTTTATAATAAGGATGCACGATGTTACATCCGTTGATTTTAACGGAAAAAACGCGAATTCATCATTTGACATTGATATAGCTCTCCACGCGAACAAAAAGTATATTAACCTGCCCTGTGACAATGTCAATTATTGCGCTGAATTGGGAATAAATGCCCCGGGCGGTAAATTTTTACCGATTGCAACGTCGAATTTTGCAACCACCCCGCGCCTTAGTCCGTCACCAAGGTCTGATGTAATATGGATGGACCCGGGAGGCAAAAAAAGACGGCCGTTTGTGGCTTTGAAAAAAGAAGAAAAAAATAAACAGCTTTTTCTGAAAAAAGAAAAATATCACGGTAAAAAAATTGAGGACCTGCCGAGAAAAGCGAAAAGAATGTTTCTTACGGAAGATGATATCCGGGCATATTATTCAAGGATCATGCCTTTATATAAAAAGGGGCTTAAAGAAACAGCAAAGATATCCGCTAAAAAGGACGGAAACAACCGTAAAAATAATCACCCTGTGAACGGCGCCATTTTAAATAATATTTTTTTAAATGAAGGGTTTAATAATAATTTTTTAGGTTCGTCGGCAATTGGCTCGAGTGAACAAAAAATCGGGGGCGCGAGCGAAAGACAGGGAAAAGGGAGAAAATTCTTTTTTGAGATAGGGACGGAATTAATAGTTTACGGGCGCACCGAACCAAGTGCGGAAGTAAGGCTTAATGATAAAAAAATTGAACTTCGCAGTGACGGAACTTTTAACCTGCGTTTTGCGCTTCCGGACGGCAGGATACCGCTTGATTTTATCGCTATGTCCAATGATAAAGTTGATAAACGGACTATTACAACTTCAGCCGAACGCGCAAGAACAAAATCACGCTAA
- a CDS encoding protein-L-isoaspartate(D-aspartate) O-methyltransferase, whose amino-acid sequence MKRKTITLLILLIFISHTKILGVEETGFSQARKEMVETQIRAMGVKDERVLEAMLKVRRHLFVPKTYQNSAYIDSPLPIGEGQTISQPYIVALMTELLELKGDEKVLEIGTGSGYQAAILSELCKEVYTIEIIETLGKRAGKLLEDLGYKNIKVKIGDGYKGWPEYAPFDAVIVTAAPDHIPQALIDQLKEGGRMVIPVGDYFQELKLVKKINGKPVIENITAVRFVPMIKGTEEIKEKK is encoded by the coding sequence ATGAAACGAAAAACCATTACTTTATTAATTTTACTGATTTTTATATCACATACAAAAATCTTAGGTGTTGAAGAGACCGGGTTTTCCCAAGCAAGAAAAGAAATGGTGGAAACACAGATAAGGGCCATGGGAGTAAAGGATGAACGTGTCCTTGAAGCAATGTTGAAAGTCAGGAGGCATTTATTTGTGCCAAAGACATACCAAAACAGTGCTTATATAGACAGCCCGCTGCCTATCGGCGAAGGCCAGACAATTTCCCAGCCGTACATTGTCGCATTAATGACTGAGCTCTTGGAATTAAAAGGTGACGAAAAGGTACTGGAGATAGGAACAGGTTCCGGTTACCAGGCGGCGATTTTGTCTGAATTATGCAAAGAAGTATATACAATAGAAATTATCGAAACACTGGGAAAAAGAGCGGGAAAACTTTTAGAGGATTTAGGATACAAAAATATAAAGGTAAAAATCGGCGATGGTTACAAAGGCTGGCCTGAATACGCGCCGTTTGACGCGGTAATCGTAACGGCAGCTCCTGACCATATCCCGCAGGCTTTAATAGACCAGTTGAAGGAAGGCGGGAGGATGGTTATTCCTGTCGGAGATTATTTTCAGGAGTTGAAGCTGGTAAAAAAGATAAACGGGAAACCGGTCATTGAAAATATTACTGCTGTAAGATTTGTTCCGATGATTAAGGGGACTGAAGAAATAAAGGAAAAAAAATAA